A segment of the Candidatus Binataceae bacterium genome:
GTCTATGTCGCGACCGAGGGACCGCTCGGATGGTCGGCGGTGCGACTCGCGCGCTGCCTTGGGATTCCGATCGTCAGCGGCTTTCATACCAATTATCACACCTACTCACTTCATTATCATTTGGGTCTGATCGAAAACCTCGTGTTTCGATATCTGCGGCGATTCCACAATCGGACCGCCTGCACGCTTGTGGCTAATTCCGATCTCCGCGAACGTCTCTGCACCTGGGGATTCAACAACGTCAATGTGCTCGACCGCGGAGTGGATAATAAAGTCTTCTCGCCCGATCATCGCTCGCGCGAGCTCCGGCGCGAATGGGGCGTCTCAGACGACGAGGTTGCAGTGCTTTATGTCGGCCGGCTGGCGCCCGAGAAAAATATAAATCTCGCGATCAGCACCTATCGAGCGATGAAGCGGCTGCGAGCCTCGGTGAAATTCGTGCTGGTCGGCGACGGGCCGTCACGCGCGGCGCTCCAGAACGAAAATCCCGACCTGGTTTTCGCCGGAATGCGTAAGGGCGAGCAACTGGCGCGGCATTACGCGTCCGCCGATCTTTTCCTGTTTCCGAGCGAGACCGAGACCTTCGGCAACGTGACGCTCGAAGCGATGGCGAGCGGGCTCGGCGTGGTTGCCTACGATTACGCGGCCGCCAAAGTGCATATCAAGGACGGCGAAACTGGAATGTCCGTTCCATATGGCGATCAGGAGCGTTTCATCGAGTCCGCGGTCCGGCTGGCCCGCGAGTCTCAGTTCCTTGCGATAGTACGGCGCCGCGCCCGCGAACATATCAAGGCTTACGACTGGCCGCGGGTCGTCGAGCGATTCGAAAACCTGCTTTGGAGCGCGCAAGTCCGCAATTCCAGTTCCTCGAACTCGCCGCTGGCGCGCGAGGGATTGGCACTCTAAGTGAAGAGGAGAATGACGAGATGGTTGCCAGTGATGGCCTGAACAAATTGCTTGATTGGGCTGGGCTTCATCCGCGCGCCGGAACTGAGTGGCTATATTTTCTATTCGCGGCGGCGCTCTTCGTCCTCGCGCTGGCGTCCATCATTCGCCGGGTTGCCAGCGCACTCATGACCTTGCGCGCGCTCTCGCTTACTCCGAGTTTCTCGCGGGTGTTGTCTCATTTAGTCGGCTCGCTCAACTATTCAGATTCGGAATTCATGGCGGCGGACGGCGCGGGCGGGCGCTGGCCGGAGATTCGCCGCGAAGCGATCAATCGCCTCGCGAATTTCTTTCAAACTAACTCCAGCAAGTCGATCGCCTGGGGAAATGATATTCGCCCGAGCTTTTCCGACCTCCGATTCACCGATGCCAACCGGGTGCCGTTCCCGTTCATGCGCCTGATGCGCGAGAAGTTCGACCTGTGCTCCGTCGTTACTCAGTCCGAAGGACCGAAGCTCCGCGATCTCGACGGCAACTGGAGTATCGACGTGAGCGGGTCGTATGGTCTCAACCTCGCCGGTTTCGATCGCTACAAGGAATGGATGCAGAAAGGTCTGGATCGCGTGAAAGACCTCGGGCCCGTGCTTGGGCCGCTGCATCCGGTGGTCGCCGAGAATATCGAATATATCAAGGCGATCGCGAAACTCGACGAAGTATCGTTTCATATGAGCGGCACCGAGGCGGTGATGGCCGCGGTCCGCATGGTGCGCTTCAACACTCGGCGAAAATATATTGTCTCGTTCGCCGGTGCCTATCACGGATGGTGGGACGGTGTGCAGCCGGGCCTCGGCAGCGAGCGCAATATTACAGATTGCCTGACGCTCAAGGACATGAATCCCGCGTCCCTCGATCTGATTCGCTGGCGAGCCGGCGAAATCGCTGGCGTCCTCGTCAATCCCGTTCAATCATTTCATCCCAACATGCCGCCGCCGAGCGATACCGTTCTGCTGACTAGCGGAGTTCGCAAGACCCAGGATTCAACTTCCGAATACTCGCAGTGGCTGCACGAGCTGCGCGAGGTATGCACGCAAGCGGGAGTTCCCCTGATATTCGACGAAGTATTCAGCGGGTTCCGCGTCGCTCCTGGCGGAGCGCAGGAATATTTCGGCGTTCAAGCCGACATGGTCGTGTACGGCAAGACGATCGCGGGCGGAATGCCGATCGGTGTGGTGTGCGGAAAAACCGAACTGATGCGGCGCTTCGACCCTGAGCATCCGATGCGTATCGCGTACGTGATCGGAACGTTTTCCGCGCATCCCGTCGTGATGGGCGCGATGAACGAGTTTCTGAAGTGGCAGGCGCAGCCGTCCACCGAGGATACCTACGCGACCGCGAAGCAACGCTGCGAAAAGTGGGTTCGCGACACCAATACTCAACTTGGCACGCTCGATCTGCCCGCGATGGTGATGAACCTGGGTACGGTATGGACCGTGCTGTTCAAGCAACCCGGCCGCTACAACTGGCTATTGCAATACTATCTGCGCGCAGAGGGCGTCACGCTTAGCTGGGTGGGGACGGGCAGATGCATGAGCAGCCTGGATTTTACTGAAGGCGACTACGATGAACTGCGCACAAAAATCGTGAGCGCAGCGGAGAACATGAAACGCGATGGTTGGTGGCTGAACGAGGAAGAACTGCCGGGGAGAGACAAAATCATGCGATGGAGCCTGATCAAGGAAATGGCGAAAAGTATTTTGCAGATTCCCAAGCCCGTAACGGGTTTTTACAGCGAGGTGATGCAGCGCAAGCACGATGATCACGTCGCTTCGCACAGCAACCTGATTAACCAGTTCTTTCACCTGCTAAGCTCGAGCACCTTCATTTATTGCTATTTTCTGCTGTTCACGAATTTGACGCTCGCGATGTGCCTGGGACTGGCGGCGCTCTTCGTGCGCCAATTCGGTCACGCGATCCTGGAGCCGCCCTGCCACGACAAGGAAAAGGCCCTGCTCGGCTTCAACACGCGGAACAAGACTATAATCGTGGCCGCCTACATACTCATTCCGATAATACATATCGTGAACGCCGGCACGATCTCTTTAACAGCGTTGAATGCGATGCTGCCGACGATCGCGCAGCAGTGGTTCATCCTGACGCTGGTCGCGGTATTCGGGCGCGTGTTGTTCCTCATCTGGGAACACGACCTGCGCAGCTCGCTCATCTGGTTCATCAAGCTGATCACAGATCCCTTTACCGACATTGGCGCATACTTCGGGAGCGTCGCGAAACTGCTCCATCCTTCTTCGGCCAGCTAGGAGCCAATCACAACCGCATCAGGAGCCGCCGCGGTCCGAGTCGGGTTCGCCAGCGCCGCGGCGGTTGAGATCATACGATGCGATGCGTTCGACGAAGCGCGCGCCGAAATCCGCGATCTTCCGCTCTCCTATGCCGCGAATGTGCCGCAACCCTTCGAGCGCGGTGGGCTTGAGGCGCGCGAGGTCGCGAAGCGCCGAGTCATGCAGAATCACAAACGGCGCGACCTTGCGTTCGCTCGCGATCTCGCGGCGGAGCATCCGCAGATCTTCGAACAGCGCCGGATCGACGTCCTGCCACGACGATTCCTCGAGGCGAGTCCGCGACGCCGCAGGCTTCTTTGCCTGGAGCAGACTTACGGGACGCTTACCGCGCATCACTTCCCATGACGCGGGGTTCAGCTGGAGTGTGGGACGCTCGCCCGGCGTCCGCTCGAGCACGCCGGCATCCACGAGTTGATAAATGAGATTAGTCAGTGTCTTGCGCGGCAGATCTTTCAAAAGTGCGTAAGTGGAAAGCTTCTCGTGATGCCAGCGGCGGACGCGCTCGTTGTCGGAGCCGATTAACACGTCGACGACATGCTCGACGCCGAAACGCTGCTCGACGCGCGCCACGCACGAGAGGACCTTTTGCGCGAGAATAGTGCCGTCAGCTACGCCCTCGACCTCGCCCAGACAGAAGTCGCACGCCGCGCAGTTCGATTTTGCGTATTGCTCACCGAAATAGCTGGATAGCGAGCCGTGGCGGCATCCGATGACGGTTGCAAAGCGGCGCATCTCCTCGAGCAGCAGCTTGCCGTTTTCGGCAACATCCGCTGGGACGTCGGCGTCCTCCGCGCTGCGCTCGATGAGAGACTGCCAGCGAATTACATCGGCGGCCGAATAGAACAGGACGCATTCCGCCGGCAGGCCGTCGCGCCCGGCGCGGCCGGTTTCCTGCTGAAATGCTTCGACTGACTTGGGCAGCGACGCATGGATCACGCATCGGATATCGCTGCGATCGATTCCCATGCCGAATGCGACCGTTGCGACCACGACGTCAATTTCCTCAGCGGCGAAGCGGTCTTGCGTGTCGCGGCGCTCGTCCGTTTCCATCCCGGCGTGATAGTGGGCGGCGCGAATTCCCGCGCTCGACAGGTGGCGCGCGATCTGCTCCGTATCCTTGCGGCTGATGCTATACACAATCGCCGCTTCCTTCGGATGCCGCCGTAGTACACTGACTATTTGCTCATTGACGGAAGCTTTCGGGATGACGCGGTAGAGCAGGTTCGGACGATCGAACGATCCCACCAGCACCGCAGGATTGTCGAGGTGCAACTGCTCAACGATGTCATGGCGAACGCGCTCGGTCGCAGTCGCGGTGTAAGAATGCAAGCTGGCTTTGGGAAAATGCGTCTTCAGCTCCGCGAGCCGGCGATACTCCGGGCGGAAGTCGTGGCCCCAGTGACTGATGCAATGCGCCTCGTCGATTGCAAAACTCGATACGCGAAGCCGCGCGGCGAGTTCCAGGAAGCGCGGCGTGAGCAGGCGCTCCGGCGCGACGAAGATCAGGTGATGCTGCTGCTCGGCCAGCGCCCGCTCGGCGCGCCGCATCTCATCGAGATCGAGTCCGCTGTGCAGAGCGATCGCCGGATAGCCGCACTCGCGGAGCGCATCAACCTGATCTTTCATTAGTGCGATGAGCGGCGAGACGACGATGTCGGTGCGGCCCGCGACCGCGGGCGGAACCTGGTAGCAGAGCGACTTGCCGCCCCCGGTCGGCATCACCACCAGCGAATCGCGGCGATCGATTCCGGCGCGAATCGCCTCGGACTGGAGCGGACGCAATGCGTCGAATCCCCAGTAGCGGTGCACCGTGGCG
Coding sequences within it:
- a CDS encoding glycosyltransferase family 1 protein, encoding MRSSGGNGSSRSSHSNRGADLHRAAGQHICIVTETYPPEVNGVALTLEHLVKGLIAQGYSVSVVRPHQAAADSGRSLYDCEVTLVGGMPLPGYDGLQFGLPAGRVLRRAWRKSPPDVVYVATEGPLGWSAVRLARCLGIPIVSGFHTNYHTYSLHYHLGLIENLVFRYLRRFHNRTACTLVANSDLRERLCTWGFNNVNVLDRGVDNKVFSPDHRSRELRREWGVSDDEVAVLYVGRLAPEKNINLAISTYRAMKRLRASVKFVLVGDGPSRAALQNENPDLVFAGMRKGEQLARHYASADLFLFPSETETFGNVTLEAMASGLGVVAYDYAAAKVHIKDGETGMSVPYGDQERFIESAVRLARESQFLAIVRRRAREHIKAYDWPRVVERFENLLWSAQVRNSSSSNSPLAREGLAL
- the recQ gene encoding DNA helicase RecQ, producing the protein MADNEVSEQRRDPILATVHRYWGFDALRPLQSEAIRAGIDRRDSLVVMPTGGGKSLCYQVPPAVAGRTDIVVSPLIALMKDQVDALRECGYPAIALHSGLDLDEMRRAERALAEQQHHLIFVAPERLLTPRFLELAARLRVSSFAIDEAHCISHWGHDFRPEYRRLAELKTHFPKASLHSYTATATERVRHDIVEQLHLDNPAVLVGSFDRPNLLYRVIPKASVNEQIVSVLRRHPKEAAIVYSISRKDTEQIARHLSSAGIRAAHYHAGMETDERRDTQDRFAAEEIDVVVATVAFGMGIDRSDIRCVIHASLPKSVEAFQQETGRAGRDGLPAECVLFYSAADVIRWQSLIERSAEDADVPADVAENGKLLLEEMRRFATVIGCRHGSLSSYFGEQYAKSNCAACDFCLGEVEGVADGTILAQKVLSCVARVEQRFGVEHVVDVLIGSDNERVRRWHHEKLSTYALLKDLPRKTLTNLIYQLVDAGVLERTPGERPTLQLNPASWEVMRGKRPVSLLQAKKPAASRTRLEESSWQDVDPALFEDLRMLRREIASERKVAPFVILHDSALRDLARLKPTALEGLRHIRGIGERKIADFGARFVERIASYDLNRRGAGEPDSDRGGS
- a CDS encoding aminotransferase class III-fold pyridoxal phosphate-dependent enzyme, with amino-acid sequence MVASDGLNKLLDWAGLHPRAGTEWLYFLFAAALFVLALASIIRRVASALMTLRALSLTPSFSRVLSHLVGSLNYSDSEFMAADGAGGRWPEIRREAINRLANFFQTNSSKSIAWGNDIRPSFSDLRFTDANRVPFPFMRLMREKFDLCSVVTQSEGPKLRDLDGNWSIDVSGSYGLNLAGFDRYKEWMQKGLDRVKDLGPVLGPLHPVVAENIEYIKAIAKLDEVSFHMSGTEAVMAAVRMVRFNTRRKYIVSFAGAYHGWWDGVQPGLGSERNITDCLTLKDMNPASLDLIRWRAGEIAGVLVNPVQSFHPNMPPPSDTVLLTSGVRKTQDSTSEYSQWLHELREVCTQAGVPLIFDEVFSGFRVAPGGAQEYFGVQADMVVYGKTIAGGMPIGVVCGKTELMRRFDPEHPMRIAYVIGTFSAHPVVMGAMNEFLKWQAQPSTEDTYATAKQRCEKWVRDTNTQLGTLDLPAMVMNLGTVWTVLFKQPGRYNWLLQYYLRAEGVTLSWVGTGRCMSSLDFTEGDYDELRTKIVSAAENMKRDGWWLNEEELPGRDKIMRWSLIKEMAKSILQIPKPVTGFYSEVMQRKHDDHVASHSNLINQFFHLLSSSTFIYCYFLLFTNLTLAMCLGLAALFVRQFGHAILEPPCHDKEKALLGFNTRNKTIIVAAYILIPIIHIVNAGTISLTALNAMLPTIAQQWFILTLVAVFGRVLFLIWEHDLRSSLIWFIKLITDPFTDIGAYFGSVAKLLHPSSAS